One Verrucomicrobiota bacterium DNA window includes the following coding sequences:
- a CDS encoding Rrf2 family transcriptional regulator, translated as MRTSCRFAMAVHVLAVLAYKEGDPVTSALLAGSVNTNPVIIRRLLLSLQRAKLVETRKGAGSGSRLSRSPGRINLAEIYRAVEDVEPFATPSRKPNAACPVGYCIRKTLDKVFASAQNALERDLEKTTLSSVISAVKASAACAGKKTG; from the coding sequence ATGAGAACGAGTTGTCGCTTTGCCATGGCCGTGCACGTGCTGGCCGTCCTCGCGTACAAGGAGGGCGACCCGGTCACGTCCGCCCTCCTGGCCGGCAGTGTCAACACGAACCCGGTCATCATCCGGCGGCTGCTGCTATCGTTGCAGCGTGCGAAACTGGTGGAGACGCGCAAAGGGGCGGGGTCAGGTTCGCGATTAAGTCGCTCGCCGGGGCGTATCAATCTGGCTGAAATCTATCGGGCGGTGGAGGATGTTGAGCCATTCGCTACTCCGTCACGAAAACCCAACGCTGCCTGCCCGGTCGGATATTGCATCCGGAAGACCTTGGACAAGGTTTTTGCATCAGCGCAGAACGCCTTGGAACGGGACTTGGAGAAAACCACGCTGTCCAGTGTGATCAGCGCGGTGAAAGCCTCCGCTGCCTGCGCTGGGAAAAAAACTGGTTGA